A window of Pelomonas sp. SE-A7 genomic DNA:
TTCGCTGACCTCGGGGCTGCTCAGTTTCTCCAGCCAGAGGTGGGGATCCTGGGCCGCCGCACCCTGGGCGATGAACAGCAGGCTTAGCAAAGCGAGGACGGGCCAGGACGGACGTGACATCAGGAGGATCCGGTACTTGGAAAGACGCAATAGCCAGGCCGCTCAGCGGCCTGGCCGCTGGAACTCGGCATCGGGCCGCCATTGGGGACGCCGGTCGCCGTTCGCCACCGACAGTCCCACGCGGAACAGCACCTGCAGGTCCTCGACGGCACCCGACAGGTCCCAGTGCTCTTCCACCACGTCGTCCACCTTGTGATAGCGGTGGCTCACGTAGTCGTGCCGCCGTTCGCCGCCATAGGCCTCGGGCTTGCCAATGACCTGCGTGCCGGCCTTCAGGAACAGCACCGGCACGCCAGCCTTGGCGAACTCGAACTGGTCGGAACGGTAGAAGGAGCCCAGCTCCGGATAGGCATCGGGCAGGGCCGTGCGGCCCTGGCGCTGGGCCTCGCGGACGACCAGCTCGTCGACGTCGGACCTGCCGGCGCCGATGATGCGCAGGTCGCGGGTGCGGCCATAGGCATTGAGCACGTCGATGTTGACCGCCAGCAGGGTCTTGTCCAGCGGCAGCAGCGGCTGGCCCACGTAGTGCTGGGCGCCGAGCAGGCCCTGCTCCTCGGCCGTGGTGGCGATGAAGAGCACGGTCCGCCGCGGCCGTTCCGGCAAGGCCTTGAAGGCGCGGGCGATATTGAACAGCGAGGCCACCCCGGCCGCGTTGTCCAGCGCGCCGTGATAGATCTGGCGGCCGCGCGGACCGGGCAGTGCGGTATCGATGCCCAGGTGGTCCCAGTGGGCGGTGTAGACCACGGCCTCGTTGCGCAGCGCCGGATCGGAACCGGTGATGCGGGCCACGACATTGCGCGAGTCCAGCTTCTCGACCCGGTTGCTGACGTCGATACGCGCCTGGATGCCCAGGGCCACCGGCCTGAAGTCGCGGCTCAGGGCCGCCTGCTTCAGCGCCGCCAGCTCGAAGCCGGCCGCCTTCATCAGCTCGCTCACGCTTTGCTGCTGCATCCAGGCCGACACCGGCGGATGCAGCAAGGCCTTGCTGTCGGCCAGGCCCAGGTTCTTGTGGCCCCAGCTGTGCCGCACCACGTCGAACGGATAGCCGGCCGGCCCGGTCTCGTGGACGATGATCGCGGCCGCCGCGCCCAGCCGGGCCGCGGTCTCGAACTTGTAGGTCCAGCGGCCGTAGTAGGTCATCTCGCTGCCCTTGAACATCCGCGGATCCAGCCGCGACGGATTGGCTGGATCGGGAATGGCCGGGTCGTTGATCAGCATCACCAGGGTCTTGCCGCGCAGGTCCATGCCCTTGAAGTCGTCCCAGCCGTATTCGGGCGCCTGCACGCCATGGCCCACGAACACCAGCTCGGAGGCTTCGACCCGGGTCTTCTCCACCGGCCGTGCGGACCAGGCCACGTAGTCCTCCATGGAGCGCAGCGGCTTCAGCTCCTGCCCACCGACTTTGAACGTCAGCGAAGGCGTCGAGTTGATGCCAACCATGGGCACGGCCTGCACATAGCTGCCGTCCGCTGCGGCCGGTTCCAGGCCCAGGCGCTCGAACTCGCGCCGGATGTAGTCCACCGTCAATTGCTCGCCGCGGCTGCCGGGCGCGCGGCCTTCGAATTCGTCGGAGGCCAGCTGCTGGATGTGCCGCAGCATGTCGTCGGCGCTGATGCGGCGCTCGGCCCGGTCCGGCCCGGTCGCGGGCGGATTCAAGGCACAGGCCGCGAGGCCGGCCAGTAGCAAGCCGAAAGGAATGAGTTTGCGCATGGGATCCCCTGTTGGTGCAGGCAGCATCTTCGCGGCTAGGGGGCTGCCAGGGCTCGTAGATGGCGTGCCGCAAAGACATGGCGTGGATCCTGGGCCAGCGCCTTGCGGTAATGCGCCTCGGCCTGCAGCTTGTCGCCACTGGCCTGCCAGGCCTCGCCCAGTCCGTCGAGCAGGTCGGCGCTGGCCGGATGCAGGCGCAAGGCGAACTGGAAGACCTGGATGGCCCGCGCGGCCAGGCCGCTGTACAGCACCTCGTGGCCCCAGTCGTTCAGCAGCTCCTCGCCGGGCCGCGTTGCCGGCTCGGCCAGGCGCAGCTCGCGTATCACCTCATCGGCCCGCTCGAAGCCGAGGCGGCTCAGCGCCAGGCCTATGTTCTCCAGCGTGGGCGCCACGGCCTCGGCCTTGCGCGTCTCCAGCCGCATGAAGTGCCGCGGCACGCCGTTCTGCTCCGGCTCCCTGGCCAGAAAGGCCTTGGCCTCGGCACTGGCCTTCAAGTGGGCGGCCAGGAAGCGCTCCACATAGCGGGCGACCCAACCATAGGCCACGACCGCCTCCTCGCGGGAATAGCCATCGCCGAAGGCCTCGGTCGGCCGCACCCGCAGCAGGTAGGACGAGAAGTCCTGGTGCGCCAGGGCGGGCAGCGAACCGAGCAGCAGCTCCGAATACTTCAGCTCGTTGAGGAAGTTGCGCGACAGGTCGTAGTACTTTCTGTCGGTGTTCATCTGCTCCAGCGAGGCCGGCCGCGAGGCCAGGAACAGATAGGGCACGGCGACCTTGGCCGGCGTCAGGTAGGCGATGGACCTGAGGGTCTCGTTGTCGTAGCGCACCGTGCCGTCCAGGCTCACCAGGGCTCGGATGCGCGAGTCGCGCGCGGCCGCCGCCACATTGGCCAGGCCGCCCCAGCTGAAGCCGACCACGGCGATCTGCTCGGCATCGACCTGGGGCAACGAGCGCGCCTGGGCGATCAGGAAGGCGATGTCGCCGACCTGGGCCTCGACGCCTTCCAGGTCGGCCGTCATTGCCCGGGTCCTGGCGCCCATCGAGGCGCTGGCCAGCACGACATGGCCCTGGCTGGCCAGGTATTCGCACAGGTCGGCGTTCTCGATGGCACTGGCGCTGAAGCTGGGCGCATAGACCACCAGCGGAAACCGGCCCGCGGCCGGCGCCGCGTCACGCCGGGCCCGCATGGCCTGGGCAGCCACGGCCTTGAGCGCCGGCCCGTGCCGGCCGAAGGCGAGGCTGCGGCCGCGACCCGGCTCGAAACTCTCCTCGGTGGCGCTGAGCTCCACGTAGTCGTCATAGCGGAGTGGACGGCCCCCTGGTGCAGCCGGATACCAGACCAGGGTCTGGACCGGCCGCGCCCGCTCGCCGCTCACCGGCTGGCCGGTGACCGCATCGAAGCGGCTGCGATACGACCTCGAGAAGTCGTACTGCTGCAGCACCCTCAGCCCCACGGCATTCGGCCCCGGCTCATTGGTGAAGCTGAAGCCGGCGTCCGGCCAGGCCAGTCCCGGCAACAGCATCACCAGGCCCGCGATCAAGGCACGCCGCAGCGATGCGCCCACTCTGCACATGGCGATCTCCCCGCCGGCTTCAGTAGTCGTAACGCAGGCTGATGCCGATGCTGCGCGGCTTGATCGGGTAGTAGACGTTGTAGTACGTGCCGCCCAGCGATCGCACCTTGGACCCGCCACTGGAGCCGCGGCTGTCGGCGAGGTTGTTGACGTAGGCCGTCAGCTCGTAGTGGTTCCAGGCCAGGCCGGCGCGCAGGTCGAAGACCTGGTAGCCGTCCACCATGCCGGGCCGGTCGAGGTTGGTCTTGCGGTTGCCTATGTAGCTGTGGCTCAGCGAGACCCGGCCGCTGCTCTCGCCCGGGCCGTCGAAGCGGTAGTCGATTTCTTCCGAGGACTGGAAGCGCGCCGTGCCCGGCAGGCGGCTGCCGGAAGGCACGAAGTTGCCGTTGGAAGCGGTGAAGTCGCGCGCGGTCAGCGCGTCGATGTAGGCCAGCGAAGTGCGCAGCGTCAGGGCGGCTGTGGGCTTCCAGACCAGCTTCAGCTCGGCGCCGTCGATGATGGCCTTGCCGACGTTGGCCACGCCGTTCACCGCCGTCGGTCCGGTACCCACCAGGGCGTTCATCTGCGCGTCGCGCCAGTTGACCCGGAAGATGTCGAAGTCCAGGTTGAAGTCGCGCGACGGCGCGTACTGCAGGCCGGTCTCGTAGTTCCAGACCGAGTCCGACTTGTACTCGGTGTTCACGCCCGGATTGACGCCGCCGAAGCGGTAGCCCTCGGAGGCCGTGGCGTACCACAGGGCCTTGCCCTGCTTGTACTTGAGGTTGAACTTGGGCGTGAAGCCCGACTGCGAGTTGTTCACGTTCATCACCGGCAGCACGCCGAACAGCGCATCGAGCAGATGCGAGTCGTAGGAGGCGCGCTGGGTGTTGCGGTAGAAGCGGCCGCCGACGTCGAGGCTGAGCTGCTCGGTGAGCTGGTACTCGACGTCGCCGAACAGGGCCTTCTCGTCCGCCCGGTTGCTGTCGTTCTCGGTGTACAGCACATCGCCCGGCACCAGGTCGTCGCCCCACAGCTTGGCGCCGCCCTTGGCCAGGTACTTGGCGTCGTAGCGGGCCTGGTAGCGCTGGTAGAAGACACCAGCGACGAAGTTCAGCTTGTCGGCCGTGCCGGCCACACGGAACTCCTGCGAGAAGGCGCGGCTCACCGGCTCGCCGGGCCCGGTCACCTGGGGCAGCAGCGGCAGGCCGAAGAAGGTCCCGAAGTCCGCCCAGCTCTTGGTCACGTCGCCGTAGGTGTAGACGCGCTTGTTGAGCTGGGCCGTGCTGCTGCTCAGCGTGAGCTTGTCGATCTGTTTTTCGATGGACAGTTGGGCCAGCGAGAAGCGGCCCTTGCGGGTCGATGGCGTGGGCGTGTCTATGCTCAGCTGATCGGGAGCGGGCGAGACCGCGAAGCCGTCGGCGATCGAGGACTCCTGGTAGAGGTAGAGGCCGCCGATCTTGAGGCTGGCGTCGGGCTTCAGCGTGGCCATCAGCCGGCCGCCGCGCTGATGCAGGCTGTTGGCGTTCTTGACACCGGTGCCGAGGTTGTCGATATAGCCGGCGTCGCGCCGGTCGTAGACCACGGCGCGCAGGCCGGCCACGTCGGTCTTGATCGGCGTGTTCAGCATGGCGTAGACCGAATGGCTCGTGCCGCCGGACACGCTGCTGAGGTCGGCCAGCAGGCTGGCATCAAAGGCCTTGAGGTCGGGCTTCTTCAGCGTGTAGCGGATCGCACCGCCCAGTGAGGAGGAGCCGTACAGGGCGCCTTGCGGGCCGCGCAGGATGTCCAGGCCTTCCAGGTCGAAGGGCGCCAGGTCGGCGGTCGAATTGACCGCGATCGGATCGGTGAACGGAACGTCCTCGATGTAGACGCCGGTGGTGGCCTGCTGCAGGCCGATGATGTTGGCGTTGGTGGCCGTGCCCACGCCGCGTATCGTCGGCATGGACAGGTCGGGGTCGCCCTTGTTGATCTGGATGCCGGGCGCGCGGTGGAACACGTCCTCGGCATTCTTCAGGCCGGCCTCTTCCAGCGCATGGCCCGAGAACGAGGTGATGGTGCCGGCGACATCCCGCTGAGGACGCTTGTTGGCCGAGATGACGACGACGTCAAGGTACTCGGTCTTTTTGCTTTCCTTGGGGCCGGCTTCGAGAAAAAGCACGACGGCGCCGCTCTGATCAGTGCGCACCGCCAGCGAGGTGCCCTCGAGCAGCTTGCGCAGCGCCTCGGCCGGCGGCAGGTCGCTGCGCAGGCCCTTGGTCGTGCGGCCCCTGACGTCCTCGGCCTTGTAGATCAGTTGCGCGCCCGACTGGGCCGCATAGGCATCCAGCGCGGCCTTCAGGTCGCCGGCCGGGATGTCGAACTTGAGCGCCTGCGCATGGGCGGCCGCACACAGGGCCGCCGCGCAGATCCCGCTCAGCAGCCAGCGGGACACGGACTTCTTGGAAACGCCTTGCCTGGTTTTCATCGATGACCTCATCAGGGCGACTGTGCCCATGCAAGCCAAGACGAGGTGGCCGGAGTTCTCCGGTATCGAATTCGCAAATTTCTTGCGACGCGCTGAAAAAGGGGCCTGGCCATGGCTGCGGGGTCCTGGAAGACGAGGCTCAAAGAAGATTCCGGTACGCGAATTCTTTATTTTTGCGTTGGCGCGATTTGCTGTTGTGCGCGCCCCGCCGACCGACGTATCGTCGCGCCAATTCGGCAATGGACGCAGGGCTGCGGCAGGGGTTGGTGGGCGTGGAGCTTGACGATGTCAGCGATTGGTTCGTTCGGGAGGTTCTGCCTCTCGAAGGCGTGATCGAGCGCTACCTCCGCAGCAACTGGCGCAATGCCGACGAGATCGCCGACCTGCGACAGGAGGTCTACACCCGGGTCTTCGACGCCTGCACCACGTTCCGCCCGGAATCGACCCAGGCCTTTGTGCTGACCACGGCCCGCAATCTGCTGATCGACCAGGCCCGGCGCGCCCAGGTGGTGTCGTTCGAGTCCTATGCGGAGATCGACTCGCTGCCGCAGCCGGTCGACGAGCTGGGGCCGGAACGCCACGCGGCGGGCCGCAGCGCCCTGCGCTTTCTGCAGTCGGCGCTGGAGAAGCTGCCGGAGCGCTGCCGCATGGTGGTGCAGCTGAGAAAGATCGACGAAATGAGCCAGCGCGAGGTGGCGGCGCGCATGGGCATCACCGAAGACACCGTGGAACGGCAGGTCTCCAAGGGCGTGCGGGCCCTGGCCGATGCCATGGCCGCGGTGGGACAGGAAGTCGGCGGCCGTGCCGGCGCCCGGGCCAGTGCCCGCAAGCGAACGGAGCATTGACGACCATGTACCGGAATCCAGGCCCTCGCCCGTCAAGACTTGCATGCGAAGAGAAATGAGGATGCTCACGTCCAGCCAGATCATCGAAGAACGCGCCGCCGACTGGATCGCGGCGCGCGACCGCGCCCTGTCGGCCGGCGAATGGACGCCGGCGCGGCAGGCCGAGCTGGACGGCTGGATCGCCGAATCCACCGCCCATCGCGTGGCCTGGCTGCGTCTGGACGCGGCCTGGCGCCAGGCCGACCGGCTGGTCGCCTTGAAGGACCGGCAGGCCGGCGCTGCCGCCGAGCGCAACGAGCCGACCCGACCCCGCCGCTGGCTGCCCAGCCCCGGCCGTGCGCGCTGGGCCATCGCCGTGCCCGGCGTCTTCGCCCTCGCATTGCTGCTGGTCCTCGGCCTGCCCCGGATGCCGGAAGCGCAGAAGTACCAGACCGAGGTCGGCGCCCGCGAGGTCGTGGCCCTGAAGGACGGCTCGCGCATGACGCTGAACACCGCCACCCGGGTCCGTGCCGAGATCGCCAGCGAATCGCGCGAGGTCTGGCTGGAAGGCGGCGAGGCCTATTTCGAGGTCGCCCATGACCCGGCCCATCCCTTCATCGTCCATGCCGGCAAGCACAAGATCACCGTGCTGGGCACCAAGTTCACGGTCCGGCGCCAGGGCGACGACGTGCGGGTCCAGGTGTCCGAAGGCCGGGTCCAGGTCGCGGCCGGCACGGCACCGCCGACGGTGCTGGCGCGCAACGACACCGCCATCGCCGAGCCCGAGAGCGTGCTGGTGGCGCACAAGACGCCGCATCAGATCCAGGCCGACCTGAACTGGTTGCAGGGCAAGCTGGTGTTCGACCAGCTGTCGCTCGCCGACGCGGCGCGCGAGTTCAATCGCTACAACCGCAAGCAGCTGGTGATCGACGACGCCGAGGTGGCCAGGATTGAGATCGGCGGCGTGTTCGACGCCAACAACGTGGATGCCTTCGCGCGGCTGCTGCGCGTCGGCTTCCAGCTCGAGGTGCAGGTACGAGGCGACGAGATCCACATCGGCCGACCCAAGTCCTGACCCAGCCGGCGCGGCGGCCAGTCCGCGCATCCCCTCTAGTTCCCAGGAGCGAATTGCATGATGAAGTGCAAGGCGAGTCAGGCTGCGCATGGCCTGTTGGCATTGGTGCTCACGACCGCCATGGCGTCGATGGCATGGGCGGAGACCACCGTGGTCACCGCCGACCGCATGCTGGACGTGCTGTCCGGCCGCTGGGTCGAGCGCCCGGCCATCGTCGTCGTGGACGGCCGCATCCAGGCCGTTTTGAAGCAAGGCGAGACCGGTCTGCCCAGGGACGCCAAGCGAATCGACCTGCCAGGGCAGAGCCTGCTGCCCGGCCTGATCGACATGCATGTGCACCTGGCCGCCGACGCCCGCATCAACGGCAGCCGGTACCTCGAGTACACCGACGCCTTCTGGGTGGCGGTGGGCGTGGCCAATGCCAGATCCATGCTGGAAGCCGGCTTCACCACGGTGCGCGACCTGGGCTCGGCCGGCTATGCCGACGTGGGCCTGAAGCAGGCCATCGAGGGCGGCTACATCCCGGGGCCGCGCATCGTGCCTGCCACCTATGCGCTGGGCGCGACCGGCGGCCACTGCGACTACACCGAAGGCCTGCCGCCCAGCTATGCGGCCGTGCCCACGCCCGGCGTGGCCGACAGCCCCGACGGCTTCCGCCAGCTGGTGCGCAAGATGCGCAAGCTGGGCGCCGAGGTGATCAAGCTGTGCGTCACCGGCGGCGTGACCTCGCGCACCGATGCCGCCGGCGCCCAGCAGATGAGCTACGAGGAGATCAAGGCGGCCGTCGACGAAGCGCACCGCCTGGGCCTGAAGGTGGCCGCCCATGCGCACGGCACGGCCGGCATCAACGACGCGCTGCGTGCCGGGGTCGACACCATAGAACACGCCAGCCTGGCCGACGAGTCCTCGTTCAATCTCGCCCGCGAACGCGGCGCCTGGTTCTCCATGGACATCTATGTGGACGACTACATCCTCGCCGAAGGCGCGAAGAACGGCCTGCACGAGGCCTCGCTTGCCAAGGAGCGCGAGGTCGGCCTGAAGCAGCGCCAGAGCTTCCGCGCCGCCCACCAGGCCGGCGTGAAGATGGTCTTCGGCACCGACAACGGCGGCGTCTTCCCGGCCGGCCAGAACGCGCTGCAGTTCGCCAAGATGGTCGAGTGGGGAATGTCGCCGCTGGAGGCGATCCGCACCGCCACGCGCAACGCAGCACAAGCGCTCGCGCGCGAGGGTGACGTGGGCGCGATCGCGGTCGGCCGCTTCGGCGACTTCGTGGCGGTCCGCGGCGACCCACTGCAGGACATCCGCCTGCTGGAGCGTCCCAGCGCCGTGATCAAGGGCGGGGTGCGCGCCAAATGAAGGCCACCCTCGCCTCGCCCGGCCGCAACTGGTTCGGCCAGCCGCCCGGCCTGACCATCCTGTTCCTGACCGAGACCTGGGAGCGCTTCTCCTACTACGGCATGAGCGCGCTGCTGATCTACTACATGAGCAAGCAGCTGCAGTTCAGCCAGGCCGATGCCTCGATGATCTTCGGCCTGTACACCGGTGGCGTCTACCTGACTCCAATACTTGGCGGCTACATTGCCGACCGCTGGATGGGCCAGCGCCGCGCGGTGCTGCTGGGCGGTACGCTGATGGCCATCGGCCATTTCGCCCTGGCCTGGGAGGCGCAGTTCTACACCGGGCTGCTCCTGATCTGCCTCGGCAACGGCCTGTTCCTGCCCAGCCTTCCCAGCCAGATTGGCGACCTCTACGGCGACGACGATCCCCGACGCGGCGGTGCCTACAACGTCTACTACGTGGGCGTGAACCTGGGAGGCCTGCTGGCACCGCTGGTCTGCGGCACGCTGGGCGAGGTCTACGGCTGGCATTGGGGCTTTGGTGCGGCCGGTACCGGCATGTGCCTGGGCCTGGCCATCTATGTGCTGGGCCAGCGCTACCTGCCCGCGCCGCGAGCGCCGAGCGCCTCCGTGCGAGTTGAGGAACAGCAGCCTCGCGGCAAGATCCGGCTCGCAGCCTTGCTGCCCTTGCTGGGCGTGGGCCTGGCCGTGATGCTGTTCCGCAGTGCCTACGCCCAGAGCGGCAACACCGTGGCCCTGTGGGTGGACCAGTCGGTCGACCTGCGGCTGCTGGGCTGGCAGCTGCCGGCCACCTGGGTGCAGGCCCTGGACCCGCTGTTCGTCTTCCTGTTCACGCCCTTCCTGGTCGCCCATTGGCGGCGACAGGCGCAGCGGGGCCGCGAACCGACGCAGCTGGGCAAGATGGCCATGGGCGCGGCAGGCGTGGCCCTGGCCTACCTGCTGCTGGCGGCGGTGGCGGCCGCCAGCTCGGCCGGCGACGGGCCGGTGTCCGTGGCCTGGGTGCTGGCCTTCTTCGTCATCTACACGCTGGCCGAACTCTTCATCCTGCCCGTGGGCCTGAGCCTGTTCGCCCGCCTGGCACCCCCCGGCCTGGGCGCGACCTTGATCGCCGCCTGGTTCCTGGCCGCCTTTGCCGGCAACCTGCTGTCCGGCCTGGTCGGCCGGCTGTGGTTGCCGCTGGGTCCGGCGGGGTTTTTTAGCTTGCTGGCGGGGCTGGCTGGGGCGGCGGCGCTGGCCCTGGGCGGCCTGTGCTGGCGGTGGTTGCCAGTCAGCCCTTCACACAAACCACCTGCTTCAGCGTGTGTACCACGTCGACCAGGTCGGCCTGCGCGGCCATAACGGCATCGATGTCCTTGTAGGCCGCGGGCGTCTCGTCGAGCACATCCTTGTCCTTGCGGCAATCGACGCCTTCCGTGGCCGCGCGGTGGTCGGCCAGCGTAAAGCTGCGCTTGGCGTCGCCACGGCTCATGACGCGACCAGCGCCATGCGAGCAGGACTCGAACGACTCCGGATTGCCCTTGCCGCGCACGATGTAGCTGCGCGCGCCCATGCTGCCCGGGATGATGCCCAACTGGCCAGCTTTGGCGCTCACCGCTCCCTTGCGCGTGACGAAGACATCCTTCCCAAAATGCTGCTCGCGCTGCACATAGTTGTGGTGGCAGTTCACCGCCTCGATGTGGCTCTGGAAGTTCTTGCGCAGAACCGTCTTGGCCGCCTCGATGACACGACGCATCATGACCTCGCGGTTCGTGGCAGCGAACTTCTGAGCCCAGCTCACGGCACGCACGTAGTCACCGAAGTAGCGGCTGCCTTCTTCGAAGTAGGCCAGGTCGCGGTCCGGCAGATTGGCCTGATGGCGCATCGCGTCCTGCTTGGCCAGTTCGATGAACATGGTGCCGATGGCATTGCCCACGCCGCGCGAACCCGAGTGCAGCATGAACCAGACCGCGCCGGCTTCGTCGAGGCAGACCTCGATGAAGTGGTTGCCGCCACCCAGCGTGCCCAGGTGCTTGTGATGGTTGGTCTTCTCCAGCTTCGGGTAGCTGCGGCACAGCTCCTTGAACTCCGGCTCCAGCTGCCCCCAGGCCGTGTCCACCGAGCCTGGCGGCTTCTGCCAGGCGCCCGGGTCCCGGTTGCCAGGCACGCGGCCATGCGGCACCGCGCGTTCGATGGCCGCGCGCAGCGGGGCGAGGTTGTCGGGCAGGTCTTCGGCGCGCAGCGTGGTCTTGCAGGCGATCATGCCGCAGCCAATGTCCACGCCCACGGCCGCCGGAATGATGGCCTTGATGGTCGGGATGACCGATCCCACGGTGGCGCCGATGCCGAAGTGCACGTCCGGCATGGCCGCGATGTGCTTGAAGACGATGGGCAGGCGCGCCGCATTGGTGAGCTGGCGCTTGGCCTCGGCCTCCACCGGCACGCCACGCGTCCACATCTTCAGCGGCACGCCGCCGGGGACGTCTTCGTGAATGTGTTGAGGTTCTTTCATGATCTTGATTCCAATGTAGAGCCCCGGCCGGGCCCGATTCAAATCGAGCCCGGCCGGGGCGGTGTTCAACGCAGCTTCACGAGCCCGTTGAGCACCTGGTCCAGACCTCCGAACACGGAGATCTTGTCGATGCGCTCCGCCACGCGCTCCAGGGTTTCCAGCTCCTTGAGGCGCAGGGCGACGGGGTTGTCCTCCATCACCTTGGCGGTGTTCAGCAGCGAACGGGTCGCGGCGGTTTCCTCGCGGCGGCGGATCACGTTGGCTTCGGCCGACTTCCCGGCCTCCACCACTTGGGCGAGGATGGTCTTCATCTCGCCCGGCAGCACGATGTCCTTCACGCCGACGCTGGTGAGCTCCAGCCCGAGAGCTGCAAGCTTGTCCTTGACCTGGGCGGTCACGACCTCGTCGATGACGCTCTTGTTCTCGAGCAGCTCATCGAGCGAACGCGTGCCCACCGCAGCGCGCAGGCCGAACTGCAGCTCGCGATACAGGTGGTCGACCGGCTTGGCCAGCGCCTTGAACGCGGCCAGCACGTCGATGAAGCGCCAGGTCGCCGAGAGGTTGAGCCGCAGCGCCACCTTGTCGCGGGTCAGGATTTCCTGACCCGTCACCTCGACCGCCTGCAGCCGCAGGTCCACCAGCTCCACGCTCACGTTGCGGTTGAACTTCCAGAACGCGAACGAACCAGGGCCCAGCAGCCGCTCGATCTTGCCGTCGACCCACAGGATGCCCGCGCCGTGTTCGGGCACGATCACCTGCAGCACGCCGGCCAGGCCGGTGATGCTGCGCGGACGCAGCTGAGTCTGCAGCAGCAGCGCAGTCAGCGCGGGCGACAGCTCGATGGTTTCATCCAGGTCGATGACCTCGACCTGCACGTCCACCAGGCCCTTCCAATAGAGGCGCCGGGTCTCGGGCGGCAGCAGTTCGACCAGCGCGCCGTTCTCGGTACGCAGGCCGACTTGATGTGCATTCAACTCGACGCGAACGAACTCGGCCGCGACCACCTCGGGCTCCTTGACCAGCAGGTACTCGGTGAGGCGGTGCACGAAGGCCGGCGCATCCAGCGCGAACAGCTCGACCCGCAGCTCGTCAAGGCCTGCGAACAGCCAGTGCGAACCCGGTTGCAGCACACGGTCGAAATCGCCGTTGCGCAGCAGCAAGCCGCGCTCGTTCTTCTTCACATTGACACGCTTGATCGTCATGGTTTTCTCCTTGTTTGCAGCGTGTGGTTTGAATAGGGGTGCCGTTACAGCGCAGACACGGACCTCGGATGCCAAGACCTGGGTGGCGCGGTGCGTCGACGGTATGCCCTCCCAGCACACCTTCGACTGGCCGCGCACGCAGGCCTCGCGTGCCCGAGGCACGGGTGACCGCGCTGATGTCGGTTGCCCCAAAGGCATTCCGACACGTTCGGCGGGGTGGTCTTGCGACCGTTTCACTGGCTGTTCAGGCCATTGGTGGAGTGGGAGTCGAACCCACGACACACGGAATCTGAATCCGTTGCTCTACCCGACTGAGCTATCCAGTGGTGATGAACTGGGAGTCGAACCCAAGCCCTTGCGGGACAACCGTGTTTCACCGTATCGGCCCCTTTCAGCAGGGCGGCATGCGCTGTGGCGACGGGACGAACCCGGCCACGGCGCACCGGTGGGGTGGAACCCCCAACCTGTGAGCCCTGCCTTCCAAGGCAGATCTGTTGGCGCCTGGCCGACCGAGCCGGTCAGTTCAAGCGCGAGTCCTTCGGCAGCCTTGCGGCCAGCCACTCATGCACGTCCGCTCGGATCCGCCTGCCCTTGAGCAGGAAGTCCTCGAAGCGGCTGGGCACGTAGGGTGTGAACAGCAGCGGCATCCTGGCTTCCTCCGGCGTGCGGTCGGCCTTGCGCGCATTGCAGGCGCGGCAGGCGGCCACCGTGTT
This region includes:
- a CDS encoding FecR domain-containing protein, yielding MLTSSQIIEERAADWIAARDRALSAGEWTPARQAELDGWIAESTAHRVAWLRLDAAWRQADRLVALKDRQAGAAAERNEPTRPRRWLPSPGRARWAIAVPGVFALALLLVLGLPRMPEAQKYQTEVGAREVVALKDGSRMTLNTATRVRAEIASESREVWLEGGEAYFEVAHDPAHPFIVHAGKHKITVLGTKFTVRRQGDDVRVQVSEGRVQVAAGTAPPTVLARNDTAIAEPESVLVAHKTPHQIQADLNWLQGKLVFDQLSLADAAREFNRYNRKQLVIDDAEVARIEIGGVFDANNVDAFARLLRVGFQLEVQVRGDEIHIGRPKS
- a CDS encoding amidohydrolase family protein, whose protein sequence is MMKCKASQAAHGLLALVLTTAMASMAWAETTVVTADRMLDVLSGRWVERPAIVVVDGRIQAVLKQGETGLPRDAKRIDLPGQSLLPGLIDMHVHLAADARINGSRYLEYTDAFWVAVGVANARSMLEAGFTTVRDLGSAGYADVGLKQAIEGGYIPGPRIVPATYALGATGGHCDYTEGLPPSYAAVPTPGVADSPDGFRQLVRKMRKLGAEVIKLCVTGGVTSRTDAAGAQQMSYEEIKAAVDEAHRLGLKVAAHAHGTAGINDALRAGVDTIEHASLADESSFNLARERGAWFSMDIYVDDYILAEGAKNGLHEASLAKEREVGLKQRQSFRAAHQAGVKMVFGTDNGGVFPAGQNALQFAKMVEWGMSPLEAIRTATRNAAQALAREGDVGAIAVGRFGDFVAVRGDPLQDIRLLERPSAVIKGGVRAK
- a CDS encoding peptide MFS transporter, with amino-acid sequence MKATLASPGRNWFGQPPGLTILFLTETWERFSYYGMSALLIYYMSKQLQFSQADASMIFGLYTGGVYLTPILGGYIADRWMGQRRAVLLGGTLMAIGHFALAWEAQFYTGLLLICLGNGLFLPSLPSQIGDLYGDDDPRRGGAYNVYYVGVNLGGLLAPLVCGTLGEVYGWHWGFGAAGTGMCLGLAIYVLGQRYLPAPRAPSASVRVEEQQPRGKIRLAALLPLLGVGLAVMLFRSAYAQSGNTVALWVDQSVDLRLLGWQLPATWVQALDPLFVFLFTPFLVAHWRRQAQRGREPTQLGKMAMGAAGVALAYLLLAAVAAASSAGDGPVSVAWVLAFFVIYTLAELFILPVGLSLFARLAPPGLGATLIAAWFLAAFAGNLLSGLVGRLWLPLGPAGFFSLLAGLAGAAALALGGLCWRWLPVSPSHKPPASACVPRRPGRPARP
- a CDS encoding RtcB family protein gives rise to the protein MKEPQHIHEDVPGGVPLKMWTRGVPVEAEAKRQLTNAARLPIVFKHIAAMPDVHFGIGATVGSVIPTIKAIIPAAVGVDIGCGMIACKTTLRAEDLPDNLAPLRAAIERAVPHGRVPGNRDPGAWQKPPGSVDTAWGQLEPEFKELCRSYPKLEKTNHHKHLGTLGGGNHFIEVCLDEAGAVWFMLHSGSRGVGNAIGTMFIELAKQDAMRHQANLPDRDLAYFEEGSRYFGDYVRAVSWAQKFAATNREVMMRRVIEAAKTVLRKNFQSHIEAVNCHHNYVQREQHFGKDVFVTRKGAVSAKAGQLGIIPGSMGARSYIVRGKGNPESFESCSHGAGRVMSRGDAKRSFTLADHRAATEGVDCRKDKDVLDETPAAYKDIDAVMAAQADLVDVVHTLKQVVCVKG
- a CDS encoding slipin family protein, translating into MTIKRVNVKKNERGLLLRNGDFDRVLQPGSHWLFAGLDELRVELFALDAPAFVHRLTEYLLVKEPEVVAAEFVRVELNAHQVGLRTENGALVELLPPETRRLYWKGLVDVQVEVIDLDETIELSPALTALLLQTQLRPRSITGLAGVLQVIVPEHGAGILWVDGKIERLLGPGSFAFWKFNRNVSVELVDLRLQAVEVTGQEILTRDKVALRLNLSATWRFIDVLAAFKALAKPVDHLYRELQFGLRAAVGTRSLDELLENKSVIDEVVTAQVKDKLAALGLELTSVGVKDIVLPGEMKTILAQVVEAGKSAEANVIRRREETAATRSLLNTAKVMEDNPVALRLKELETLERVAERIDKISVFGGLDQVLNGLVKLR